The Sediminispirochaeta bajacaliforniensis DSM 16054 genome has a segment encoding these proteins:
- a CDS encoding cytosine permease gives MIEKGTRTLSGFGTALLWAGVAVSVSEIWAGSLLQDAGLFAGLLIIVIGHLFGGLVLSASGTMGTRYGIMSMQSTRMVLGNRGSIIPSLLNVFQLVGWATIMLALSGSIGASVGHNLGVPFNSKAFWVLLIGAGTLAWSFLVGSSKLQWVHTVVIIGLVLISALMTWIALNPHYYTMKPAAAESFSFTRGMRLMDLVIVMPISWVPLISDYSRLTKSERGGFWGSFWGYGIVSCWMYGIGLVISLATGTEDPAANILRLMGTLGLTIPAVVLVFASTMTSDFPDIYSSACSLFNINSKIKPAWTMWGTGILTIILALFFDLSRFETFLNVVGAFFIPLFAILLTDYFLIRRQDLTGLDFTVGSGMNFSGGFRISGLLVWGIGTFIYFFARAVDCPLGASITAFLASSVIYLLLEKRINHSKNV, from the coding sequence ATGATCGAGAAAGGAACTCGTACACTCAGCGGTTTCGGTACCGCCCTTCTGTGGGCGGGGGTTGCCGTATCTGTGTCGGAGATCTGGGCCGGAAGTCTCCTGCAGGATGCCGGACTTTTTGCCGGATTGCTTATCATTGTCATCGGTCATCTTTTCGGCGGGCTTGTTTTGAGCGCTTCCGGTACCATGGGGACGCGATATGGCATTATGTCCATGCAGAGTACCAGGATGGTTCTTGGAAATCGCGGTTCAATTATTCCAAGCCTGCTGAATGTGTTTCAGCTGGTAGGATGGGCGACGATCATGCTTGCCCTCAGTGGTTCCATCGGTGCCAGCGTCGGCCATAACCTCGGCGTTCCTTTTAACAGCAAGGCTTTTTGGGTTCTTCTTATCGGTGCAGGTACCCTTGCATGGTCTTTTCTTGTCGGTAGTTCGAAGCTGCAGTGGGTCCACACCGTGGTAATCATCGGCCTTGTTCTTATATCTGCCTTGATGACGTGGATTGCCCTTAATCCGCACTATTACACCATGAAACCTGCGGCCGCCGAATCTTTTTCCTTTACCCGCGGTATGCGTTTAATGGATCTTGTTATTGTTATGCCCATAAGTTGGGTACCTCTTATCTCCGACTACTCTCGTTTGACCAAAAGCGAGCGAGGTGGATTTTGGGGATCTTTTTGGGGATACGGCATTGTTTCCTGTTGGATGTACGGGATAGGCCTTGTTATCAGTTTGGCTACAGGAACTGAGGACCCGGCAGCCAATATTCTACGTTTGATGGGGACCCTCGGTTTGACGATCCCTGCCGTCGTGCTGGTCTTTGCATCGACTATGACAAGCGATTTTCCCGATATCTACTCTTCGGCCTGCAGCCTCTTTAATATCAATTCGAAAATCAAACCGGCTTGGACCATGTGGGGAACCGGAATTCTTACGATTATTCTCGCCCTCTTTTTTGATCTTTCCAGATTTGAGACCTTTCTGAATGTGGTCGGCGCCTTTTTTATACCGCTTTTTGCTATTTTACTTACCGATTATTTCCTTATCCGGAGACAGGATCTTACCGGACTTGATTTTACCGTCGGATCGGGGATGAATTTTTCCGGTGGATTCAGGATAAGCGGGCTTTTGGTCTGGGGGATCGGAACCTTCATCTATTTTTTTGCCCGAGCGGTCGACTGCCCCCTGGGGGCCAGCATTACCGCCTTTCTTGCTTCTTCTGTTATCTATCTGCTGCTTGAAAAGCGAATAAATCATTCCAAGAACGTATAG